Proteins from one Penaeus vannamei isolate JL-2024 chromosome 8, ASM4276789v1, whole genome shotgun sequence genomic window:
- the RpL32 gene encoding large ribosomal subunit protein eL32 yields MAIQPLKKPRIIKKRTKRFIRHQSDRFVKVKANWRKPKGIDNRVRRRFKGQYLMPNIGYGSAKRTKHMLPNGFKKVLIHNVRELEVLMMQHRTFCGEIAHGVSSRKRKEIVERANQLSIRLTNGSARLRTEEST; encoded by the exons ATGGCAATTCAACCACTTAAAAAGCCAAGGATTATCAAAAAGCGGACAAAGCGGTTCATCCGCCATCAGAGCGACCGCTTCGTCAAAGTAAAG GCCAACTGGAGGAAGCCCAAGGGTATTGATAACCGTGTGAGGCGTCGCTTCAAGGGCCAGTATCTTATGCCCAACATTGGTTATGGTTCAGCCAAGAGGACCAAACACATGCTCCCTAATGGTTTCAAGAAGGTTCTGATCCACAATGTCCGC GAGTTGGAAGTTTTGATGATGCAGCACCGCACCTTCTGCGGAGAAATTGCCCATGGTGTTTCCTCCAGGAAGCGCAAGGAAATTGTTGAGAGGGCCAACCAGCTCTCAATCCGCCTCACCAACGGGTCTGCAAGACTGCGCACTGAGGAATCCACGTAG
- the Acat1 gene encoding acetyl-CoA acetyltransferase, mitochondrial codes for MALCRLIYQSGVQGVRSYSTGGLNDVVIVSAVRTPMGSFRSALSSLGAPALGTVAIKAAVERAGVDPKAVQEVYMGNVCQAGAKQAPTRQAALFAGLDKSTPCTTINKVCASGMKSIMMASQSLMCGSQEVMVAGGMESMSNVPYYMMRGDSPYGGVKLHDGIVYDGLTDVYNKFHMGNCGENTAKKLNITRDEQDEYGMLSYKRSAEAWASGAIRDEMVEVTIPGKRGKPDIVFKEDEEYKKVNFDKFKKLATVFQREGGTVTAGNASTLNDGAAACLLMTAKAAAQHGVKPLARVVGFCDAATDPIDFPIAPALATPKLLEMTGVKSDDVAMWEVNEAFSVVVLANIKLCDLDPSKVNIHGGAVSLGHPIGMSGARIVVHLAHALKPGQKGVASICNGGGGASAIMIEKLHHPKSSSKPTVTLFTKNPCPLCDVALEVLEPLRDQFKLVEVDITAPGNEKWFNLYKYEIPVFHFEGQFLMKHRADFNLLHQKLIEFRES; via the exons ATGGCGTTGTGCAGACTAATTTATCAG AGTGGCGTGCAAGGGGTTCGCTCCTACAGCACAGGAGGTCTGAATGATGTCGTCATTGTCAGCGCAGTTCGTACACCTATGGGTTCTTTCAG ATCAGCACTATCATCGCTTGGGGCACCAGCGCTTGGAACAGTTGCCATTAAGGCTGCCGTAGAGCGAGCAGGAGTGGATCCTAAAGCTGTGCAGGAG GTGTACATGGGCAATGTATGCCAAGCTGGGGCAAAGCAGGCACCCACTCGACAAGCTGCACTCTTTGCAGGTCTCGACAAGAGCACTCCCTGTACAACTATCAACAAG GTGTGTGCCTCAGGAATGAAGTCCATAATGATGGCATCACAGTCTCTTATGTGTGGGTCACAGGAAGTCATGGTGGCTGGTGGTATGGAGAGCATGTCAAATGTCCCATATTACATGATGAGAGGCGATTCACCCTATGGAGGAGTCAAACTTCAT GATGGCATTGTGTATGATGGCCTCACAGATGTCTATAACAAATTCCACATGGGCAACTGTGGGGAGAACACGGCAAAGAAGCTGAATATTACACGCGATGAACAGGATGAGTATG GTATGCTGAGCTACAAACGATCTGCTGAAGCGTGGGCAAGTGGAGCCATCAGAGACGAGATGGTAGAGGTCACCATCCCAGGCAAACGAGGGAAACCTGATATTGTTTTCAAGGAAGATGAAGAGTATAAGAAGGTCAACTTCGATAAGTTTAAGAAACTTGCTACTGTTTTCCAG CGTGAAGGAGGCACAGTCACTGCCGGAAATGCATCTACTCTAAATGATGGAGCAGCTGCATGTCTGCTAATGACTGCCAAAGCTGCAGCTCAACATGGCGTGAAGCCTCTTGCCCGAGTTGTAGGATTCTGTGATGCTGCCACTGATCCTATCGACTTCCCTATTGCCCCAGCCCTTGCAACACCAAAG CTACTGGAAATGACTGGTGTGAAATCAGATGATGTTGCAATGTGGGAAGTCAATGAAGCTTTCTCTGTGGTAGTTTTGGCCAACATCAAATTGTGTGACCTTGACCCATCTAAAGTCAATATCCATGGAGGGGCAGTCTCACTAGGTCATCCCATTGG CATGTCTGGAGCTCGTATCGTTGTCCACCTGGCACATGCTTTGAAGCCAGGCCAGAAAGGTGTTGCTTCAATTTGTAATGGTGGAGGAGGGGCATCTGCTATCATGATTGAGAAGCT GCATCATCCCAAATCTTCAAGTAAGCCAACTGTGACCCTGTTTACGAAAAACCCTTGTCCTCTTTGTGACGTTGCACTTGAG GTTTTAGAACCACTGAGAGACCAGTTTAAACTTGTTGAGGTTGATATAACTGCACCAGGCAATGAAAAATGGTTTAATTTGTATAAGTATGAAATCCCAGTCTTTCACTTTGAAGGCCAATTTTTGATGAAACACAGAGCAGACTTTAATTTGTTACATCAAAAACTTATTGAATTTCGAGAAAGTTAA
- the LOC113826358 gene encoding probable H/ACA ribonucleoprotein complex subunit 1, whose translation MYGGRGGGRGGGGRGGGFGGGGRGGFGGRGGGGFRGGRGGGFGGRDQGPPERVLEYALFTHTAQEDLVCKVTHKDVPYFNAPIFLQNKEQIGKVDEIFGTPHDKYISVKLGENFKASSFEKDTKLFIDEAKLLPLFMFLPGHKRGGGRGGRGGRGGRGGGRGGRGGGGGFGRGGGGRGGGGGFGRGGGGGFGRGGGGGFGRGGGGGFGRGGGGGGFGRGGGGFKRY comes from the exons ATGTATGGTGGCAGAGGTGGTGGCAGAGGAGGTGGCGGCAGAGGTGGaggatttggtggtggtggaagaggtggttttggtggcagaggaggtggtg GTTTCcgtggaggccgaggaggaggatttggaggaCGTGACCAGGGTCCTCCAGAAAGG GTTCTTGAATAtgcccttttcacacacacagctCAGGAAGATCTAGTGTGTAAAGTGACTCACAAAGATGTCCCATATTTTAATGCACCAATTTTTCTTCAGAACAAAGAGCAA aTTGGAAAAGTTGATGAAATCTTCGGAACTCCACACGATAAATATATTTCAGTGAAGCTGGGTGAAAATTTCAAAGCATCTTCATTTGAAAAAGATACAAAG CTCTTCATTGATGAAGCCAAACTTCTACCATTGTTCATGTTCTTGCCTGGTCACAAGAGAGGTGGCGGCAGAGGTGGCCGAGGTGGACGTGGAGGTCGTG GTGGTGGACgaggagggcgtggaggaggaggaggatttggccGAGGTGGAGGCGGAAGGGGTGGCGGAGGTGGTTTTGGacgaggtggcggtggaggatttggacgtggtggtggaggaggatttggacgcggtggtggtggaggatttggacgaggtggtggaggaggaggatttggacGTGGTGGAGGAGGATTTAAAAGATATTAG